CCATGCAGGTTTTGTTCTCAAGGACAGAGAGCATGTTGTTTACATTGATCCGTATAAAGTACCTCCATACGTAGGCCACGATTTGCAGGCGGATCTTCTTCTGATTACCCATGAACATCATGATCATTGTTCTCCGCAATCAATCACAAAAGTGAGGAAAAGTACGGCTACAACATTGATCCCGGAAAGCTGTAATCTTGAATTCCGTGGTGATGCAAGACGGATTGATGCAGGAGACATTTTGCATGATGAGCTTTCCATTAAAGGGCTCAATATAGAAGTTGTTCCTGCTTATAACATTGAGAAATCCAATCATCCAAAGGGAATGGGTGTTGGTTATATCGTTGAAATTGGTGGAAAGCGGATCTATCACGCAGGTGATACCGATCTGATTGAGGAAATGAAAAAAATCGATGCAGATGTTGCCCTCCTGCCCATTGCAGGATACGGAATGGATGAGAAAGCAGCTTCAGAAGCAGTTTCCTGGATTAGGCCTGAAGTCGTAATTCCAATGCATTATGGAACTCTGGAAGGAATGGATGGGGATCTCGATCTTTTTATTTCCCTTGTAAAAGAAAAAGCGCAGGATGTTGAAGTAGTCATTCTCGAAAACATTGTTGAAGGATAAAGAATAACAGGTGTAATATGTCACGCTCCCGCAAACAACAGAAATCTCTCATTAAAGAAATGGCTGCACAGCGCATACGCCGTCTTTTCGAGCTTGCGGAAGCGGAGTTTGAAACTCATCCTGAAAGAAGTTCAAGGTATGCTGCTCTTGCACGCAGGATGGGGATGCGACACCGTGTCCGCCTTCCGCGGGATTTGCGCCAAAAGGTATGCAGAAGCTGTGATTCTTATCTTGTTCCCGGAAGTACTTCAAGGGTCAGATTGCAGAAAAATAATGTTTGCATTACCTGCCTTAAATGCGGAAGAATAATGCGCTATCCTTACAAGCGTTGATCAGGATAAAACCAGTGACATAAGGTTTTTGAGAATATAGGCCCCGACAACTATGACAACCAGCAGTATGAGATAAATTGTCAGATTTCGATAGACCTCTTCTTTTTCAGCGCCTGCACGAATCCCAAGGGCGCCACAGCATCCTTTTGTTTCACATCCGTCGCAAGCGGAGGACTTTTTTTCATCTTGAGATGATTTTTGAATGACCGGAAGTTCATTCATGTGTTCTGACATGTGACAACCTCTGTGATTCTTATAGATATAAGTGACGACAAAAAAGTGTTGAAGCGACGAGAGGGGGATTCGAACCCCCGAGGCGCATAGCACCACAGGATTAGCAATCCTGCGCCATACCGGGCTTGGCTATCTCGTCACGCATCAGTCCATAAAGACTAACAGATATTTAATGTTTTTCTAGGTATAAGTTGACAGGCACGCCTTGGGTCGATGTCCTTCACACCAACAAGTGGTCTGCAATCTCTCCTCCACTCCGCAACCCTGAAAGCGATGTATGCTCACGGTAAGCCTGCTCCCTTCCGGGCCTCGGCCGTTCTCCACGATGAAGATGCAGAAACTGATTCTCCAACCAGTCCCCATATCACCACCATCCAGACAGGACGGGGCTTCGCAGTTGAGATCACAGGTTTGAAGATGATCCAGAGACCTTCCTTCGGCTTCGTCCCCCGCTTATCGACGATTTCGGGTTATAGATAACGCCGAGCTACCCGGACTAGCCTGCCATGCCCTAAATGGGCACGCTGGGTTATAAAAGTATTCCTTTTGTGTTTTTCTCGTCATGTTTAGCTATGATTTTTGATGGGTCATGCATCATTAACACAGCTGTCATTTTTTATTTTAACAAAATCGTCTAAGGAATAACCATGATTCACAAATTTTAATGGGAATTTATTAGTAAATCTATAGCGGTCATATCTGTGGCAAAGTTTTGTAGATGTAATTATTTTATACTTTGAAGCCTTAAAAAGGAGTAACATAGTGGGGTGGTACCGACGGAGGCAGATGGTTCAAAAAGCATCGCCTTCATGGGCCGTCTGCCCATCTCGTTTAAACACATGGGACGTCGGTGGTTTGTATAACAGCATTTCCACCCCACAAATTCTTATCCTGCACACTTATTCCCTTTTTGATTCTTTTGAGAAGTTGAAATCCAAACGAACCTCTTATATACAAATCACTTCACTTAATCCATACCGAGTTTGAATTGTATTACAAATCCATTTTATTTCAACACCAAAATCTCCGGAATTACGAATGTCAGTCGATGAAAACACAAAAACAGTTCTGAAGGAAATCGGAAATGTTAAACTCGTTTCCGTCACCAAGACCGTGGACGCTGAGCGGATAAATCAGTCTATCAGGGCAGGTGCAACAATCATAGGGGAGAACAGGGTTCAGGAATTTGAAGACAAGTGTGCTGAAATCCTGCCCTGTGAAAGGCATCTGATTGGTCATTTGCAGTCCAACAAGGTCAAAAAAGCTGTCCAGTATTTTGATATCATACAGTCAGTTGACTCCCTGAAGCTGATTCAGGACATTGACGGGAAAGCCGAAGCAATTGGAAAAGTACAGGAAGTTTTTCTTCAGGTAAATATCGGAGATGAACCTCAGAAATATGGCTTTGATCTCGATGAAATCAACTCTGTAGTATCCGAAATTCATTCATACGACAACATCCTTGTGAAAGGTCTTATGTGCATACCTCCGTATGGGTCTCCTGAGGAAACTCGTTTGTATTTCAGGAAAATGAAAGCGCTTTTTGATGAGATGAAAGGGGAGAATAGCGGCAATATCGATATTCAGGAACTTTCCATGGGTATGTCCGGTGATTACAGGGTGGCCATTGAGGAAGGGGCTACGATGGTGCGTGTCGGTTCCGGAATTTTCGGGAATAGGAAATATTGAATTTCCCATTACTTTTTCCATTTTATTGTGAGTTTGAAGATTTCACAGTTTGTTTCAAGGTATCAGAATACACCTTAATGAATTCAATCATTACCGTTACGATAATAGCTGAATAATACAACCACAAAAACACTGCCAGAAAAGCTCCAATCTGCGTGTAGACCGTTGTCAGACTGCTATACGAAAGGTAGAGGCTAAAAAGGTATTTTCCAAGGGTTATGAAAGCAACTGTTAGTATTGAACCAGCAGCAATGAACTTTGTTTCAATGCTCTTTTCCGGAAGTAGTGTGTAGATATATATGAAAAATACGGTGAGTACCAGGAAGTTAATCACAGCAGATCCGTATTGTATCAAATCAAGGGAAAACGGCAGGATCTCGTTAAGGAATTTTGAGATTATTGCCAGGAAAATTTCTGCAAGGATGCTTAATATAAGCAACAAGCTAAACATAAAAACCGCAATAAAAGAAGAGAGGCGTTTTTGCAACAATTTGCGGTACCATTTTTCTCTGGATTCTTTCAATCCCCACATGATGTTGATGGTCTTCTGCAAATGGATGAAAATATTGCCGGCGCTCCAGAGGAACAACACAAAACTGCTCAACAACCCAATGGTAAGAGAGCCGGTTTCCGGTAATTGCTGAAAAAGTAGATTCAGGGAGTTTACTATTTGCTCGTCTGCAAAGGGTGAAATATAATTGATGATCGCACCCTGCAACCGTTCCATTTTCAGAAACATTCCACCAAGGGAAAGCGAAAATAAAAACAGGGAAGGCAGGCTAAGGATCAGGTAGAAAGAAAGGGCTGCGCTGAACGAAGTTCCATTGTCAGCATTCCATTTTTTGATTGTCTGGATTGCAATCTTCCTGAGCTTTACCATAACATGCAATTACCTTATTTCTACAATTAGTTTACTCGTCGTACAATCTGGCTTCTTAAGGTTTTTTCGGAAACCTTAAGCAAGTGGTTTATAGTATGCGTCCCATATCGATAACTGGTGATATTTATGGAAGAAGAACTCATGGGTTTTGTTACAGGAAACAATAACAGACAGAAACTTTTGACTCTTCTGGGTTCCAAAGGGGAACTGGATGTAAAACACATTTCTAAACTCATGCATGTGATCGAACCTTCGGTTGAAAAAATGGTTTCCGAACTTGAGGAGAAAGGTCTTCTTTCCGGGAACAATGGCTTGTATTCCCTCACTGAGGAAGGTACTGCCATTGAGAGGAAAATCCAGAATATCTGATTTATCCTAACGTTATTCCTTTTTCATCTATCTGGAACTCTTTCAGCGTAAGATTGCTGGGTATCCCTCTTGCTTTCATTACCTGAAGGAGTCTTTTTGTAGTGTCTGCATCCTCGGTCATTTTGAGTACCAACAGAATATCCACTATAAAGGATGCTTCAAGGCTGTTTACTTTCTCCCATCCTGCACCTGTCATTTCGGTGGTGAAAAGTGAGGTTACACCTTTTTCCTTAAGGTAATTTGTGAGGGAATGCAGGAAACCCCTGAGTTTCATGGGATCAGTAATTGAAAGTTCAATATTTGGCAATCCATCAATCATTACACGTTTGGCATTGGATTGCTCAATATTTTCCTTGATAAGGTTGGAATATTTTGCAAA
The DNA window shown above is from Methanohalophilus levihalophilus and carries:
- a CDS encoding MBL fold metallo-hydrolase yields the protein MKSFQTGSVTIEWLGHAGFVLKDREHVVYIDPYKVPPYVGHDLQADLLLITHEHHDHCSPQSITKVRKSTATTLIPESCNLEFRGDARRIDAGDILHDELSIKGLNIEVVPAYNIEKSNHPKGMGVGYIVEIGGKRIYHAGDTDLIEEMKKIDADVALLPIAGYGMDEKAASEAVSWIRPEVVIPMHYGTLEGMDGDLDLFISLVKEKAQDVEVVILENIVEG
- a CDS encoding YihY/virulence factor BrkB family protein; translated protein: MVKLRKIAIQTIKKWNADNGTSFSAALSFYLILSLPSLFLFSLSLGGMFLKMERLQGAIINYISPFADEQIVNSLNLLFQQLPETGSLTIGLLSSFVLFLWSAGNIFIHLQKTINIMWGLKESREKWYRKLLQKRLSSFIAVFMFSLLLILSILAEIFLAIISKFLNEILPFSLDLIQYGSAVINFLVLTVFFIYIYTLLPEKSIETKFIAAGSILTVAFITLGKYLFSLYLSYSSLTTVYTQIGAFLAVFLWLYYSAIIVTVMIEFIKVYSDTLKQTVKSSNSQ
- a CDS encoding transcriptional regulator, with amino-acid sequence MEEELMGFVTGNNNRQKLLTLLGSKGELDVKHISKLMHVIEPSVEKMVSELEEKGLLSGNNGLYSLTEEGTAIERKIQNI
- a CDS encoding YggS family pyridoxal phosphate-dependent enzyme: MSVDENTKTVLKEIGNVKLVSVTKTVDAERINQSIRAGATIIGENRVQEFEDKCAEILPCERHLIGHLQSNKVKKAVQYFDIIQSVDSLKLIQDIDGKAEAIGKVQEVFLQVNIGDEPQKYGFDLDEINSVVSEIHSYDNILVKGLMCIPPYGSPEETRLYFRKMKALFDEMKGENSGNIDIQELSMGMSGDYRVAIEEGATMVRVGSGIFGNRKY
- a CDS encoding ribonuclease P protein component 4; this translates as MSRSRKQQKSLIKEMAAQRIRRLFELAEAEFETHPERSSRYAALARRMGMRHRVRLPRDLRQKVCRSCDSYLVPGSTSRVRLQKNNVCITCLKCGRIMRYPYKR